In Cataglyphis hispanica isolate Lineage 1 chromosome 20, ULB_Chis1_1.0, whole genome shotgun sequence, a single genomic region encodes these proteins:
- the LOC126857030 gene encoding cyclin-dependent kinase inhibitor 1C-like, giving the protein MKALICLMLISVAFAEEEKAIKKRGLSLGGWGYGDGLDGGWGGYGKGVAIAVQEKAVPVAVPHPVPVVVDRPYPVKVPVAVPAPYPVVKTQTITVPVEKPVAVPVPVPQPYPVVQTKTVAVPVEKPYPVTVPVKVPVPYPAPYPVKVAVSHPVPVAVPHPVPVAVPQPVLVKETVPVYVKGHY; this is encoded by the exons AGCATTCGCcgaagaagaaaaagcaataaaaaaacgtGGCTTGTCTCTGGGTGGATGGGGATATGGTGATGGACTTGATGGTGGATGGGGGGGATATGGCAAGGGCGTCGCTATCGCCGTCCAGGAGAAGGCTGTCCCCGTCGCAGTTCCGCACCCAGTTCCCGTTGTAGTTGACCGTCCTTATCCTGTTAAG GTTCCAGTTGCCGTCCCAGCGCCCTACCCAGTTGTTAAAACGCAAACAATCACAGTTCCCGTAGAGAAGCCAGTTGCGGTCCCCGTTCCGGTGCCACAGCCCTACCCAGTTGTTCAAACGAAAACTGTCGCCGTTCCCGTAGAGAAGCCATACCCAGTTACGGTTCCTGTCAAGGTGCCAGTACCATATCCCGCCCCATACCCCGTTAAG gtTGCAGTATCTCACCCAGTCCCAGTTGCAGTCCCACACCCAGTTCCAGTTGCGGTCCCGCAACCGGTCCTCGTCAAAGAAACGGTTCCCGTCTATGTTAAGGGCCACTAttag